A genomic stretch from Asterias rubens chromosome 7, eAstRub1.3, whole genome shotgun sequence includes:
- the LOC117292875 gene encoding ATP-binding cassette sub-family A member 3-like has product MTYSIRLSNSMRNVENENSMSQWQTEDLFPFYQVPGPRNKDDLYGGVPAYYREGFLTLQNAIDMAVLQFQGASLNHATLMQRYPYPPYFEDLYVIVLQSSFPDLIMVSLVLVALNIAKSVTYEKEKRLKESMKMMGLSNWVHWSAWFIKYFIYLIITVSLMTMMFCIKVGDLNAAVVTNSDPSIIFVFLMLYAVLSIMYSFAISSLFSKANSAAVAAGVFWFISYMPYYFLLLFYQGLSLPGKIASCLISNTAMGLGAQIIALFEGTGEGIQWDTINKPFSVDDDFTLLQVMMMMVLDIILYGVFTWYVEAVFPGEFGVPLGWNFFLKPSYWCGSPIIVEVLEGDGFSMQLPGANSGFFEEEPTNIKAGIQIRNLSKVFKNKSAVNNVSMNMYKGQITVLLGHNGAGKTTTMSMLTGFIPPTSGTAFLNGCSIRGNLEGVRSSLGLCPQHDVLYDDLTVEEHLYFFGKLKGLSTAEVKKETEHYIEATGLQDKRKQYSKSLSGGMKRKLSVAIALIADSKVVMLDEPTSGMDPDARRSTWDLLENHRDGRTILLTTHHMDEADLLGDRIAIMAEGELQCFGTSLFLKKKYGVGYHMVMVKSPQCNVNQVADLIHSYIPTASMESNVGAELSFILPNEASDTFEALFTHLEENKKVLGISSYGASITTMEEVFIKVGENSDSTLSGKLHHNSVPSQRLTNGLLPSKEHIRQNGQTIGIQSTPGSTTKPARYGSMDDIHKEVQTTDMAFVDMAMSNDYDGKQGGQYSSKTQLTTKQRRNTGLKLYLQQFRAMLVKHILHSRRNVILASVQLCVPLLNTAIAVVLLLVSPQWYISPPLIISATPYKEGIAQFSKGLNFSSQVTKSLGQSYLRQFDGTGTQVVDIDEVTSVPHNMRDYLVSQGQDGVGMYNSKNLVSAAFEYYDDAPIIGNISLGNVSLIVGMAFYNNQPYHTSPLSLNAINNAYARYYLGDQHNFNVINDPLPATVEEQFSEQSESFGLGSMIAFTMVFGMSFLASSFGVFLIMEANTNAKHLQIVSGVHAVAFWFSKFIWDLINYMIPCVLIGLLMLACRVDAYALDGRIWDLYLLLFLHGWAVIPFSYLLAFFFKEPASGYVRILIINIALSMLMYFTYKVLSIEELGLTNVAQLLDWIFMLMPLYSLGAALEVYYIHYTHISICLSFVPYSQQYCDIEGISYNPEYLTWSGEGIGRYLVFFAIEGVLYFALVFVVDSDLFKKMIQGIRKVLCCRKKRLVYSETDKAINVEADEDVASERSRILDTPLQELNQTDALLIKDLKKVYSLRGGQGLVAVDGISVGVPLGECFGLLGVNGAGKTTTFKMLTGDETLTAGTAYLDGYSIKSDIKRVQQRMGYCPQFDALIDQMTGRETLTMYGRLRGVPEAYIPDEVNRLLKILTIDPHADKLTKTYSGGNKRKLSTAIALMGDPPIIFLDEPTTGMDPVARRLLWDTLSQIRASGKCIILTSHSMEECEALCTRLAIMVNGQFKCLGSVQHLKYRFGQGYTVLAKAQHGETLSNFKLLMEEMFPGSKLKDEHQGMVHYHITNTQLTWAQVFGAMERAKTSCGIKDYSVSQTTLEQVFLNFARMQREDSRR; this is encoded by the exons ATGACCTACAGCATCCGCCTAAGTAACTCCATGAGGAATGTGGAGAATGAGAACAGCATGTCCCAGTGGCAGACAGAGGATCTGTTTCCATTCTACCAGGTGCCTGGACCCAGAAACAAGGATGATTTGTATGGAGGGGTACCAG CCTACTATCGTGAGGGTTTCCTGACTCTACAGAATGCTATAGACATGGCTGTTCTCCAGTTTCAGGGCGCCAGTCTCAACCATGCTACATTGATGCAGCGGTACCCGTACCCTCCGTATTTTGAAGACCTCTACGTCATTGTACTTCAGTCATCTTTTCCTGATCTCATTATGGTCAGTCTGGTGCTCGTAGCCCTCAACATCGCCAAGAGTGTTACCTATGAGAAGGAGAAGAGACTCAAG GAATCTATGAAAATGATGGGTCTGTCCAACTGGGTTCACTGGTCAGCATGGTTCATCAAATACTTCATCTATCTGATTATCACCGTTTCTCTGATGACGATGATGTTTTGCATCAAGGTTGGTGACCTCAATGCGGCCGTAGTCACCAACAGTGACCCCTCTATCATATTTGTCTTCTTGATGCTGTACGCTGTTCTCAGCATCATGTACAGCTTTGCTATAAGTTCACTGTTCAGTAAAG CAAACTCTGCAGCAGTAGCAGCCGGTGTGTTTTGGTTCATCTCCTACATGCCCTATTACTTCCTGCTTCTCTTCTACCAGGGTCTGTCATTACCAGGCAAGATTGCCTCCTGTCTCATCTCAAATACAGCCATGGGTCTTGGAGCTCAGATTATTGCACTCTTTGAAGGCACAG GTGAAGGTATCCAATGGGATACAATCAACAAGCCTTTCTCCGTGGATGATGACTTCACGTTACTGCAGGTTATGATGATGATGGTCTTAGACATCATCCTCTATGGCGTTTTCACCTGGTACGTGGAGGCGGTCTTCCCTGGAGAGTTTGGAGTACCACTAGGATGGAATTTCTTCTTAAAG CCATCTTACTGGTGTGGTTCCCCCATCATTGTGGAGGTCTTGGAAGGAGATGGTTTCTCCATGCAGCTGCCAGGTGCTAACTCAGGGTTCTTTGAGGAGGAACCAACCAACATCAAGGCTGGAATACAAATCAGGAATCTCAGCAAG GTGTTCAAGAACAAATCCGCAGTCAACAATGTCTCCATGAACATGTACAAGGGTCAGATCACTGTCCTGCTGGGTCACAACGGCGCAGGTAAGACCACCACGATGTCCATGCTGACTGGATTCATCCCACCCACTAGCGGCACAGCCTTCCTGAATGGATGTAGCATCAGGGGCAATCTGGAGGGGGTCAGGTCTAGTCTTGGACTCTGCCCTCAACACGATGTACTCTATGATGATCTGACTGTAGAGGAGCACTTGTATTTCTTTGGGAAG CTTAAAGGACTTTCTACAGCAGAAGTAAAGAAAGAGACTGAGCACTACATTGAAGCTACAGGTCTACAGGATAAAAGGAAACAATATTCCAAGTCACTGTCTGGCGGAATGAAACGTAAGCTGTCGGTGGCTATTGCCCTGATCGCTGACTCAAAG GTTGTAATGTTAGATGAGCCCACCTCGGGCATGGATCCTGATGCCCGGCGGTCAACCTGGGACCTTCTAGAGAACCACCGGGATGGCCGTACCATACTCCTGACCACTCACCACATGGATGAGGCTGACCTACTGGGTGATCGCATTGCCATCATGGCTGAAGGAGAACTCCAGTGTTTTGGGACTTCGCTCTTCCTTAAGAAGAAATACG GTGTTGGCTACCACATGGTGATGGTCAAGTCCCCTCAGTGTAACGTCAATCAAGTGGCTGACTTGATCCATTCCTACATCCCCACGGCGTCCATGGAGAGTAACGTCGGCGCTGAGCTGTCCTTCATCCTGCCCAATGAGGCCTCTGACACCTTTGAGGCTCTCTTCACACATCTTGAGGAGAACAAGAAAGTATTGGGTATCAGTAGCTATGGTGCATCCATCACCACCATGGAAGAAGTCTTCATCAA AGTTGGTGAAAATTCTGACAGCACCTTGTCGGGGAAGCTACACCACAACTCAGTACCGAGCCAACGATTAACCAATGGCCTGCTACCATCCAAGGAACATATCAGGCAGAATGGGCAAACTATTGGGATACAGTCCACCCCGGGCTCCACCACAAAGCCAGCGCGCTATGGATCAATGGATGACATACACAAGGAAGTTCAGACCACTGATATGGCGTTTGTGGACATGGCCATGTCGAATGATTATGATGGCAAACAAG GTGGCCAGTATTCCAGCAAGACCCAGCTGACAACAAAGCAGCGTCGGAACACCGGCCTTAAACTCTACCTGCAGCAGTTCAGAGCCATGCTTGTCAAGCACATTCTGCACAGCAGACGCAACGTGATTCTAGCGTCCGTCCAACTCTGCGTACCTCTCTTAAACACCGCCATCGCTGTTGTCTTACTCCTTGTGTCACCCCAGTGGTACATCTCACCACCCCTAATCATAAGCGCTACTCCGTACAAAGAAGGCATCGCTCAATTCTCAAAGGGATTAAACTTTTCCTCCCAGGTGACGAAAAGTTTAGGCCAGTCGTACCTGCGACAGTTTGATGGTACAGGAACGCAAGTTGTGGACATTGATGAGGTTACATCAGTTCCTCATAATATGCGTGATTATTTAGTCTCACAGGGCCAGGATGGCGTTGGCATGTACAATTCTAAGAACCTTGTCTCGGCAGCGTTTGAATATTACGACGACGCACCTATCATCGGTAACATATCTTTGGGAAATGTATCTCTGATTGTTGGAATGGCATTCTATAATAACCAACCATACCACACGTCACCTCTCTCACTGAACGCAATCAACAACGCTTATGCCAGGTATTACCTAGGCGACCAACACAACTTCAATGTCATCAACGATCCTCTCCCGGCGACCGTGGAAGAACAATTTTCCGAGCAGTCCGAAAGCTTCGGCCTGGGCAGTATGATTGCATTCACCATGGTATTCGGTATGTCATTTTTGGCTTCCTCCTTTGGGGTGTTCCTCATCATGGAGGCCAACACCAACGCCAAGCACCTCCAGATCGTCAGCGGTGTCCACGCTGTCGCCTTCTGGTTCTCCAAGTTCATCTGGGATCTCATCAACTACATGATACCATGCGTGCTGATCGGACTCCTTATGCTGGCATGCAGAGTGGATGCTTACGCCCTGGATGGCCGCATCTGGGATCTCTACCTCCTTCTGTTTCTCCACGGTTGGGCAGTCATCCCTTTCAGCTACCTCCTAGCATTCTTCTTCAAGGAGCCTGCATCGGGCTATGTCCGTATCCTCATCATTAACATTGCCCTTTCGATGTTGATGTACTTTACCTATAAAGTGTTGTCGATCGAGGAGCTTGGGCTGACTAATGTAGCTCAGCTCCTGGACTGGATCTTTATGTTGATGCCTTTGTATAGTCTTGGTGCTGCCCTGGAGGTCTACTATATACACTACACTCACATTAGCATCTGCCTGTCATTCGTTCCATACAGCCAGCAGTACTGTGACATTGAAG GTATCTCCTACAACCCAGAGTATCTGACGTGGAGTGGGGAGGGTATCGGTCGCTACCTGGTATTTTTTGCCATTGAGGGTGTCCTATACTTTGCGCTTGTATTCGTCGTGGATTCAGACCTCTTCAAGAAGATGATACAAGGCATCAGGAAGGTGTTATGTTGCAGGAAGAAGAGACTGGTGTATAGTGAAACTGATAAAGCAATTAATGTGGAG GCTGATGAGGATGTTGCCAGTGAGAGGTCCCGCATCCTAGACACACCCCTCCAGGAGTTGAATCAGACGGATGCTCTTCTCATCAAGGATCTGAAGAAGGTTTACTCCTTGAGAGGAGGCCAAGGGCTGGTGGCTGTGGATGGTATCTCAGTGGGAGTTCCTCTTGGAGAATGCTTTGGTCTCCTTG GTGTGAATGGAGCAGGGAAAACCACAACATTTAAGATGCTGACTGGTGATGAGACACTAACAGCTGGTACAGCTTACCTTGATGGCTATAGCATTAAGTCAGATATCAAAAGG GTCCAGCAACGGATGGGTTACTGCCCCCAGTTTGATGCCCTGATTGACCAGATGACAGGTAGGGAAACCCTCACCATGTATGGTAGATTAAGGGGTGTACCCGAGGCATACATCCCAGATGAGGTCAACCGACTACTCAAGATACTCACTATTGATCCTCATGCAGATAAACTCACCAAGACGTACAG TGGAGGCAATAAGCGTAAGTTGAGCACGGCCATCGCACTGATGGGTGATCCACCAATTATCTTCCTGGATGAGCCAACAACGGGAATGGACCCAGTAGCAAGAAGACTACTGTGGGACACCCTGTCTCAGATTCGCGCCAGCGGGAAGTGCATTATCCTCACATCACACAG CATGGAAGAATGTGAAGCTCTATGTACACGGCTGGCAATCATGGTCAATGGTCAGTTTAAATGTCTAGGCAGCGTCCAGCATCTTAAGTATCGCTTTGGTCAGGGCtacactgtactagccaaggcTCAGCATGGTGAGACACTCAGTAACTTCAAATTACTCATGGAAGAGATGTTTCCTG GAAGCAAATTGAAAGACGAACATCAAGGCATGGTCCACTACCACATCACCAACACACAGCTCACATGGGCCCAGGTCTTTGGGGCCATGGAGCGGGCCAAGACTAGCTGCGGCATCAAAGACTACTCCGTCAGCCAGACCACTCTTGAGCAGGTCTTCCTTAACTTTGCCCGAATGCAAAGGGAAGATAGTCGACGGTAG